One genomic window of Fusarium fujikuroi IMI 58289 draft genome, chromosome FFUJ_chr01 includes the following:
- a CDS encoding related to component of the ribosomal RNA processing machinery has translation MGLLAENKTRRKINKDPNNTKWTKDTNTFGHKILRAQGWQPGQFLGAQDAPHSELHTAANASYIRVVLKDDMKGLGFSKSKEDEVTGLDVFQDLLSRLNGKTDDAIEEDQQARLAVKTHHFVEQRYGVMKFVYGGLLVGDEMKGVEEKKADQQTESNSDDDVVMESAPALKESKKEKKSKKRKATDDEDDEETTSRETDSKSKKRRKEERKVKEGDIDDARAKKKKEKKEKKERSLKKSTEDISDDENVEERSKKRKSKSKSKSRSPEGSDEEKVKEKKSKKDKKDKKKRKKEEQASESTSTSVTQSSTPTASVPGTGATTPSGTSTPRGSRNFVRSRFIAQKRQAVLDTKALNQIFMVKA, from the exons ATGGGACTCCTCGCAGAAAACAAGAC TCGACggaagatcaacaaggatcCAAACAACACAAAATGGACTAAAGATACGAATACTTTCGGCCACAAGATCCTGcgagctcaaggctggcaacCGGGCCAGTTCCTCGGAGCACAAGATGCGCCGCACTCGGAATTGCACACGGCCGCCAACGCCTCATATATTCGCGTGGTGCTTAAGGATGACATGAAGGGACTGGGCTTCAGCAAGTCGAAAGAGGATGAAGTTACTGGTCTAGATGTCTTCCAAGATCTGCTCAGTCGGCTCAACGGAAAGACGGATGATGCTATAGAGGAGGATCAACAAGCGCGACTCGCTGTGAAGACGCACCACTTTGTTGAGCAACGATACGGAGTCATGAAGTTTGTCTACGGTGGCCTACTGGTGGGCGACGAGATGAAGGgagtggaagagaagaaggccgaccAGCAAACAGAGTCAAACTCCGACGATGACGTTGTCATGGAGTCTGCCCCTGCACTGAAAGAATccaaaaaggagaagaagtctaagaagagaaaggcaaccgacgacgaggacgacgaggaaACTACAAGTCGAGAAACAGATtcgaagagcaagaaaagacgCAAGGAAGAGCGAAAAGTAAAGGAGGGCGACATTGACGACGCcagggccaagaagaagaaagagaaaaaagagaagaaggagaggtcCCTCAAAAAGTCTACAGAGGATATCTCAGACGACGAGAACGTCGAAGAGCGCTCAAAGAAGCgaaagtccaagtccaagtccaagagcCGGTCCCCCGAGGGCTCAGACGAAGAAAAggtgaaggaaaagaagtctaagaaagataagaaagataagaagaagcgcaagaaggaagagcaagCATCCGAATCAACCAGCACATCGGTCACGCAGAGCTCTACGCCTACGGCTTCGGTCCCCGGAACAGGAGCCACAACACCATCTGGCACATCGACACCTAGAGGGAGCAGGAATTTCGTGCGGTCACGATTTATTGCGCAGAAGCGACAGGCTGTGCTTGACACCAAGGCACTGAACCAG ATTTTCATGGTTAAAGCATAG
- a CDS encoding probable phenylalanine-tRNA ligase beta chain gives MPSHKHLPEYPAIGPLRYGGRRSTPTAQIISALRDSDEQRQVKKSQLAILLLAPHNPKSSDMTTSSSAPSGDLTSQILQALSEKSPLLSSEAFPAIAFQDIKAALDRLASRSMIMYETIDKEEAILEPEAEQIAEHGSHEARVFEALRNAVEGLSIQDLEKAIGDKTVTKVGQGKAFKEKWIKKSADGKLVATAESIEDVTRAQLQKIKETRTHEPKILTDLRKRKLIKMQKVISFKIEKGPKFALEIQKEETDLTADMIASGSWKTANFKPYNFKALGADQNAGALHPLNKVRHEFRQIFFEMGFEEMPTNNSTPPRDLQDTFYISDPKVGDAPRSEEGQNTEEYWENIKQVHQNGKFGSIGYRYPWSAEETKRLVLRTHTTAISTAMLYKLAAQKGPDGRPPPARYFSIDRVFRNETVDATHLAEFHQVEGVIADYGLTLGGLMEFMEVFFAKMGITNLKFKPAYNPYTEPSMEIFSYHEGLGKLVEIGNSGMFRPEMLEPMGLPKDMRVFGWGLSLERPTMIKYKISNIRELLGHKVDLNFIERNPAVRLEKE, from the exons ATGCCTTCCCACAAGCACCTACCAGAGTACCCCGCCATCGGACCGCTAAGGTATGGTGGGCGACGCAGCACTCCAACGGCCCAAATAATTTCTGCCCTCCGTGACTCAGACGAACAACGACAGGTCAAGAAGAGCCAGCTCGCCATTTTGCTCTTGGCTCCTCACAACCCAAAATCCTCCGACATGACGACTTCAAGCTCCGCTCCTTCAGGGGATCTCACCTCCCAGATCCTTCAGGCCCTGTCGGAAAAAAGCCCCTTGCTCTCCTCAGAGGCCTTCCCCGCCATCGCCTTCCAGGACATCAAGGCTGCACTTGACCGTCTGGCTTCACGATCTATGATCATGTACGAGACAATTGATAAGGAAGAGGCTATCCTTGAGCCCGAAGCGGAGCAAATTGCCGAGCATGGCAGTCATGAGGCGCGTGTTTTTGAGGCGCTTCGAAACGCCGTGGAGGGGTTATCGATCCAGGACCTTGAGAAGGCCATTGGCGACAAGACGGTGACCAAAGTCGGACAGGGCAAGGCTTTCAAGGAAAAGTGGATTAAGAAGAGCGCCGACGGCAAGCTGGTAGCCACT GCTGAGTCCATCGAAGATGTCACCCGAGCGCAGCtacagaagatcaaggagacacGGACACACGAGCCCAAAATCTTGACCGATCTGCGAAAACGAAAACTTATCAAGATGCAAAAggtcatcagcttcaagatTGAAAAGGGCCCAAAGTTCGCCCTCGAGATTCAGAAGGAGGAGACCGACTTGACAGCCGACATGATTGCTTCTGGATCATGGAAGACTGCCAACTTCAAGCCCTACAACTTCAAGGCTCTCGGCGCGGACCAAAATGCTGGCGCACTTCACCCCCTGAACAAGGTCCGACACGAATTTCGACAGATTTTCTTCGAGATGGGTTTCGAGGAGATGCCTACCAACAA CAGCACCCCGCCCCGTGATCTTCAAGATACCTTCTACATCTCAGACCCCAAGGTGGGAGACGCGCCACGATCAGAGGAAGGACAGAACACAGAGGAGTACTGGGAGAACATCAAGCAGGTCCACCAGAACGGCAAGTTTGGGTCAATCGGTTACAGATACCCCTGGTCAGCGGAGGAGACTAAGAGACTGGTGCTCCGAACCCACACTACTGCCATTTCGACGGCTATGCTTTACAAGCTAGCAGCGCAGAAGGGACCTGATGGACGCCCACCTCCAGCGCGATACTTCTCTATTGATCGTGTTTTCCGAAATGAGACAGTTGACGCAACCCATTTGGCTGAATTCCATCAGGTTGAGGGTGTTATCGCCGACTACGGTCTTACCCTTGGTGGTTTGATGGAGTTCATGGAAGTCTTCTTTGCCAAGATGggcatcaccaacctcaagTTCAAGCCGGCCTACAACCCTTACACCGAGCCCAGCATGGAAATCTTCAGCTATCACGAGGGTCTGGGCAAGTTGGTGGAGATCGGAAACAGTGGCATGTTCCGACCTGAAATGCTGGAACCCATGGGCCTGCCAAAGGACATGCGGGTGTTTGGCTGGGGTCTGTCCCTGGAGCGACCGACCATGATCAAATACAAGATCTCTAACATCCGAGAGCTGCTGGGCCACAAGGTTgatctcaacttcatcgAGCGAAACCCTGCTGTGAGATTAGAGAAGGAGTAA
- a CDS encoding probable molybdenum cofactor sulfurase HxB protein — translation MTVPILGGDSSYNRAVEQFREAEYPMIQDSIYLDHAGTTLCSKSLMDSFAHEMTTVLYGNPHSASPSSQQSASRVEDARMNLLTFFGADPTEYDVVFVANATAGVKLVVEAIRSQPEGFLYAYHQGCHTSLVGAREEAVYSTSVDDDDVQSWLEGQFPFQNVTDNSSATTLFAYPAQSHMDGKRYPLTWAKNLRNLYRNPQHRFLTLLDASSFAATSYLDFSDPSLAPDFTVFSLYKIFGFPDLGALLVKRSSEWVFNNRKYFGGGTVDMVVSGNEKWHAPKSQFLHERLEDGTLPFHNIVALDIAMDIHRRLFGSMDQISSHTSYLTQRMFQELSNMRHANGAPVCKLYTSVSSDENTLGNGPVVSFNLRNSQGAWISLAEFEKLANLKNIHIRTGGLCSPGGIASALDLQPWEMKKNFSAGFRCGADNDIMSGKPTGVIRASLGAMSTKTDVDGFVAFLREFYQERTLPIDSSALNPKKSIDVPDSSALKVKTITIYPIKSCAGYSIPSGVPWEVRPEGLAWDREWCLVHHGSGHALSQKRCPKMALLRPTLDFGKGELIIAYRGTQHSGQPNQISIPLSADPSVIDASIDRQSSRVCGEKVSTQIYTSDRINSFFSNALGIPCLLARFPPGGLGLKSRLSKAQIQRYQQPSKIHTLPGSFPDVPSPPDSDSEQQKPTKILLSNESPMLVIHSSSVDALNQQIIDRGGSSVDEKSFRANITLEQAPGFKAQPAFSEDRWGSMSIGRQNFRLLGACRRCQMVCIDQETGEKKEEPFVTLAKTRRFDGKVYFGVHMRHEPFAEGDVMKKESQYPTIEVGDSVSVELRG, via the exons ATGACGGTGCCTATTCTGGGTGGCGACTCAAGCTATAACCGAGCCGTGGAGCAATTTAGAGAAGCTGAATATCCAATGATTCAAG ATTCGATCTACCTTGATCACGCCGGGACAACATTATGTTCCAAATCATTGATGGACTCGTTCGCTCACGAGATGACTACAGTTCTCTATGGCAACCCCCACTCTGCATCACCATCCTCGCAGCAATCAGCATCTCgcgttgaagatgctcgTATGAATTTGCTCACCTTCTTTGGAGCAGACCCAACTGAGTATGATGTGGTGTTTGTCGCAAATGCCACAGCGGGAGTCAAACTCGTTGTTGAAGCCATAAGGAGTCAACCAGAAGGTTTTCTATATGCATATCACCAAGGATGTCACACAAGCTTGGTCGGCGCTCGAGAGGAAGCTGTTTATAGTACGTcggttgacgatgatgatgttcaaTCATGGCTTGAAGGGCAGTTCCCGTTCCAAAACGTGACCGACAACTCGTCAGCAACAACATTGTTTGCCTATCCTGCGCAATCCCATATGGATGGCAAAAGATATCCCTTGACTTGGGCGAAAAACTTACGGAACTTGTATCGCAACCCCCAACATCGATTTCTCACATTATTGGACGCCTCCTCGTTTGCTGCTACATCCTATCTCGATTTCAGCGATCCGAGCTTAGCACCAGACTTTACTGTCTTCAGCTTGTACAAGATTTTTGGATTTCCCGATCTTGGAGCCTTGTTAGTGAAGCGTTCTTCGGAATGGGTGTTCAACAATCGCAAGTATTTTGGTGGAGGCACGGTAGACATGGTTGTTTCTGGAAATGAGAAGTGGCATGCCCCCAAATCACAGTTCCTCCACGAGAGGCTAGAAGACGGGACACTTCCATTTCATAACATAGTGGCTCTCGACATTGCCATGGATATACATCGACGACTATTTGGTTCCATGGATCAAATCAGCTCCCATACTTCATACCTTACCCAACGCATGTTTCAAGAATTGAGCAATATGCGGCATGCAAATGGTGCCCCGGTTTGCAAACTTTATACATCGGTATCCAGCGACGAAAACACTCTTGGAAATGGGCCTGTCGTTTCTTTCAACCTAAGGAATAGCCAGGGCGCTTGGATAAGCCTTGCCGAGTTTGAGAAACTTGCGAATCTCAAAAACATCCACATTCGGACCGGTGGGCTTTGCAGCCCAGGCGGCATTGCTTCAGCCCTGGACTTGCAACCTtgggagatgaagaagaattTCTCGGCCGGGTTTCGTTGCGGTGCAGACAACGATATCATGTCTGGTAAGCCCACCGGTGTCATTCGAGCTAGCCTAGGTGCAATGAGCACGAAAACAGATGTCGACGGATTTGTTGCTTTCCTCAGGGAGTTCTACCAAGAAAGAACGTTACCAATCGATTCTTCTGCTCTAAACCCCAAGAAATCCATCGACGTCCCTGACTCTTCCGCACTCAAGGTTAAAACTATTACTATCTACCCAATAAAAAGCTGCGCCGGGTACTCGATCCCGTCTGGGGTCCCTTGGGAGGTTCGACCAGAAGGTCTAGCATGGGATCGTGAATGGTGCTTAGTCCATCATGGGTCTGGACATGCTTTGAGTCAGAAACGTTGCCCTAAGATGGCTTTGTTAAGGCCAACATTAGATTTTGGCAAGGGCGAACTAATCATCGCATATCGTGGGACACAGCATAGCGGCCAACCAAACCAAATATCTATCCCTTTATCAGCAGACCCTTCTGTCATTGACGCCAGTATTGACAGGCAGTCTTCCAGAGTTTGTGGCGAGAAGGTGAGCACACAGATATATACATCGGACAGGATCAACTCCTTTTTCTCGAATGCTCTTGGGATTCCTTGTCTCTTGGCACGCTTTCCCCCTGGTGGGTTGGGGCTGAAAAGCCGTCTTTCCAAGGCTCAGATTCAAAGATATCAACAGCCTTCAAAAATCCACACATTACCAGGTTCCTTCCCAGATGTGCCATCACCACCTGATTCGGACTCTGAACAGCAGAAACCTACCAAGATTCTTCTCTCTAACGAGAGTCCTATGTTGGTAATCCATAGTTCGAGTGTTGATGCCCTGAACCAGCAAATCATCGACCGTGGTGGAAGCTCGGTTGACGAGAAATCATTTAGAGCAAATATAACACTCGAACAAGCTCCTGGTTTTAAAGCACAGCCAGCCTTTTCTGAGGATCGCTGGGGCTCTATGAGTATTGGTCGCCAGAACTTCAGGCTTCTGGGTGCATGTCGCAGATGTCAGATGGTATGTATAGACCAAGAAACTGGcgaaaagaaggaagagccATTCGTGACGCTCGCAAAGACAAGGCGCTTCGACGGCAAAGTTTACTTTGGGGTACACATGCGGCATGAACCTTTCGCTGAAGGAGACGTTATGAAAAAAGAGTCACAATACCCAACAATTGAGGTTGGAGATTCTGTGTCTGTAGAGCTTCGTGGCTGA
- a CDS encoding related to RNA 3`-terminal phosphate cyclase-like protein — MSNSTPEFLRFTGHRSFTQRLILSTLTGRPIHISKIRSTSPTNPGLAPHEISFLRLLEAVTNGSSMQISYTGTTITYHPGLITGTIAGFGASDGDVIEHNISVNNTRGVTYFLMPLCLLAPFSKAHRDISVDSFRTAILPLFALFGIPPARIELRVLQRSCAGPGGKGGGGCVELRFASQVRLPKTLHLNRSPGRIKRIRGVAYCTGVSASNNARMIHSAREILNPLVSDIHIAAQYDQAPLVPTGDKAGSKRRLGIGFGLSLVAESSAVGILYSADVVVPPQGGIVPEDIGKQCAFQLLENISQGGCATQVSAKTMLVLMAMGSEDVGRLRIGREVLANEEMVILARDLKTFGASSWGLRDVGDDTNDIIVSVKGTGVGNVGRKIA, encoded by the exons ATGTCGAATTCCACGCCAGAATTCCTCCGATTCACAGGGCATAGATCCTTCACCCAGCGTCTAATTCTCTCGACGCTGACTGGTAGACCTATCCACATTTCCAAAATCCGAAGCACATCGCCTACGAATCCAGGTCTTGCCCCCCATGAGATTTCCTTCTTGCGCCTGCTTGAGGCTGTCACCAATGGCAGTTCCATGCAAATCTCTTATACCGGTACCACTATAACATATCACCCTGGCCTGATAACCGGAACTATCGCCGGTTTTGGCGCTTCCGACGGCGATGTCATTGAGCACAACATCTCTGTTAACAATACCCGCGGCGTCACCTACTTCCTTATGCCTCTCTGTTTACTTGCGCCCTTTTCCAAGGCGCACA GAGACATATCCGTCGATTCTTTCCGAACTGCCATCCTCCCTCTCTTTGCCTTGTTTGGCATCCCTCCTGCGCGCATAGAGCTTAGGGTACTTCAACGATCATGCGCTGGACCCGGTGGAAAGGGTGGCGGTGGCTGTGTGGAGTTGCGATTTGCAAGTCAAGTGCGACTACCGAAGACTCTGCATCTCAACCGAAGCCCTGGTCGGATAAAGCGCATTCGCGGTGTTGCATACTGTACTGGAGTATCTGCCTCCAACAACGCCCGCATGATTCACTCAGCACGAGAGATCCTGAATCCTTTGGTTTCCGACATTCATATCGCTGCGCAGTATGACCAAGCACCTCTTGTACCCACTGGCGACAAGGCAGGAAGCAAGAGACGGCTTGGAATAGGATTCGGCTTGAGTTTGGTCGCTGAGTCAAGCGCTGTTGGAATTCTCTACTCTGCAGACGTTGTCGTTCCTCCCCAGGGCGGCATTGTTCCTGAGGATATTGGAAAGCAGTGCGCTTTCCAGTTACTGGAGAACATCTCCCAAGGTGGCTGTGCAACCCAGGTTTCAGCCAAGACTATGCTTGTGCTTATGGCTATGGGGTCGGAGGATGTTGGCCGTCTAAGAATCGGTAGGGAAGTGCTCGCAAACGAAGAGATGGTTATCCTTGCGAGGGATCTGAAGACATTTGGCGCAAGCAGTTGGGGTTTGAGGGACGTTGGGGACGATACGAATGATATCATTGTTTCTGTTAAAGGCACTGGCGTTGGTAATGTTGGAAGAAAGATAGCGTAA
- a CDS encoding related to glycosyl hydrolase, family 15 yields the protein MEGRRSSTLPGGSRRGQTGGYLPIEDYGMIGNMHTCALVGIDGSIDYMCWPDFDSPSVFCRLLDKDKGGHFFISPPPDSIHEDGVVDVVDFFPRPQNIKVTTKGVKLNAYREVTKVQDELKKWLVRRVECIRGSMNLDIELFPSFNYGRDEHETTLFQEQHFTTDNKSKVASFHSKDTQLQLDVAIEKGENETSCPLITFRKEKRPGINGGGLVACIRIEEGQTISFVLRNDIEHHVTENITTDVLDAQQHSTQSFWYNFIAQSNYKGRWREVVFRSLMILKMMTYEPTGAIIAAPTFSIPEAIGGVRNWDYRFSWIRDSSFTIYILLRLGFKAEADAYMEFIMERFVHSRGPDGGLPIMFTIRGETDIPELTLDHLEGYRGSSPVRIGNGAAFHQQFDIYGELMDAIYLYNKYGKPVPWDVWKAVREILDYVLTILDDPDMSIWEVRNNKQHFTYSQIMLWVAFDRGLRLADKRCFPCPNRAKWMEARDRIYERVMEQGYNEEMKCFVQSFESRTMLDSSILIAPLVFFISPCDPRFLNTLDRILLPPEKGGLTSTGLVYRYDTELSNDGVGGHEGAFSMCTFWLVEAMTRAAVYEPKYLVRAVNLFENMLGFSNHLCMFSEEIARSGEQLGNTPQAFSHLALISAAFNLDRTAR from the exons ATGGAGGGTCGACGCTCTTCAACACTTCCGGGAGGTTCCCGTCGGGGTCAAACCGGGGGATATCTCCCAATTGAGGACTATGGAATGATTGGAAATATGCACACCTGTGCTCTTGTGGGAATTGATGGAAGTATTGACTATATGTGTTG GCCTGATTTTGACTCCCCGTCTGTTTTCTGCAGGCTCCTCGACAAGGACAAAGGAGGGCATTTCTTTATTTCCCCCCCTCCCGAT TCTATTCATGAAGATGGTGTCGTCGATGTGGTAGACTTTTTCCCTCGCCCACAGAATATCAAGGTTACCACCAAAGGTGTGAAGCTGAATGCCTACCGGGAAGTCACCAAAGTCCAAGATGAGCTTAAGAAGTGGTTGGTCCGCCGAGTGGAATGCATTCGTGGTTCAATGAATCTTG ATATCGAACTCTTTCCTTCTTTCAACTACGGAAGAGATGAGCACGAGACCACTCTCTTCCAAGAACAGCACTTCACGACTGATAATAAGAGTAAAGTTGCCTCGTTCCATAGCAAGGATACTCAGCTGCAGCTTGACGTCGCAattgagaagggagagaaCGAGACCAGTTGTCCTCTCATAACCTTCAGAAAGGAGAAGCGTCCTGGAATCAACGGCGGGGGCCTCGTGGCTTGCATCCGTATTGAAGAAGGCCAGACGATTTCCTTTGTCCTTCGAAATGATATTGAACACCATGTCACGGAGAATATTACGACTGATGTGCTTGATGCTCAGCAGCACTCTACGCAGAGTTTCTGGTATAATTTCATTGCGCAATCGAATTATAAAGGTCGATGGAGAGAGGTTGTGTTTCGAAGTTTGATGATACTCAAGATGATGACTTACG AGCCTACGGGTGCCATCATAGCTGCCCCAACATTTTCTATTCCCGAAGCCATCGGTGGAGTAAGAAACTGGGACTATCGTTTCTCTTGGATTCGCGATTCGAGCTTTACTATCTACATCCTACTACGTCTTGGTTTCAAGGCCGAAGCAGATGCTTATATGGAGTTCATCATGGAAAGATTCGTTCACTCACGTGGCCCAGATGGAGGCTTGCCTATTATGTTCACCATTCGAGGTGAGACTGACATCCCGGAACTGACATTGGATCATCTTGAAGGCTATCGCGGCAGCAGTCCTGTTCGTATCGGAAATGGCGCGGCTTTTCATCAACAGTTTGATATCTATGGCGAATTGATGGATGCCATCTACTTATATAACAAATACGGCAAGCCAGTTCCATGGGATGTTTGGAAGGCTGTTCGTGAGATTCTTG ATTATGTTCTGACTATACTCGACG ATCCGGACATGTCTATCTGGGAGGTCCGAAATAACAAGCAGCATTTCACATACTCTCAGATAATGCTCTGGGTTGCATTTGATCGCGGCCTTCGTCTTGCTGATAAGAGATGCTTTCCATGTCCCAACCGCGCCAAATGGATGGAGGCAAGAGACAGAATTTATGAGCGTGTCATGGAACAAG GATATAACGAGGAGATGAAGTGCTTCGTGCAAAGCTTTGAGAGCAGAACTATGCTCGACTCCTCCATTCTTATAGCTCCTCTTGTGTTTTTCATCTCACCCTGTGATCCACGCTTTCTCAACACCCTTGACCGCATTCTCTTACCCCCAGAAAAGGGCGGTTTGACAAGTACCGGCTTAGTATACCGATACGACACTGAGCTGTCCAACGATG GGGTAGGCGGTCACGAAGGTGCGTTTAGTATGTGTACTTTCTGGCTCGTGGAAGCCATGACCCGAGCAGCTGTCTACGAGCCGAAGTATCTGGTCAGGGCTGTAAATCTGTTTGAGAACATGCTCGGTTTCTCTAACCACCTCTGCATGTTCTCTGAGGAGATCGCGAGATCTGGGGAACAACTTGGTAATACACCCCAAGCATTCAGTCATCTAGCTTTAATCAGTGCGGCTTTCAACCTGGACCGTACTGCGAGGTAA
- a CDS encoding related to arsenite-resistance protein 2, translating into MTRVPEMSVLTAGTHFTVGDLQVRHDRRDRRRSRSPATVDRYEPRPRRDDRDRDDRRRMQSPPANIDRYVPGQDSGSTNPTVNPIPDPSKLHYQVGFSYFGEWWRMNEKIKEEKERMRTGRRREPERARGPEDREKEKARIQAAYDAYKEELQAKMARTFVSEHKKEQWFKERYVPEIRDDFRGKLNEYRRGAYSQWEQDLESGTFDDFSLEGLPKSESNGSGGVVEKEEGEATATNEILGVGDLVPVNGADIRDESQFQPTLLIKTIAPHVSRQNLEAFCKEHLGEEEGGFKWLSLSDPNPSKRYHRIGWVMLHSSSETSLPVDRVEPKDEDGDEAITSPQPVSTADKALEAINGKTVKDEVRGDFVCHVGVHNPPVHPRKKALWDLFSAPERIDKDLLLVQRIVNKFEEEFGSDFQATLKIEEKVEDLRNGGQLQPAVVPTPVKKVKKIREVGMDEAMDEEEDGVIEIEEEEEEEEGAVEDEEVDDEDLLVKKKQLDLLIEYLRRVFNFCFFCVFESDSVHELTRKCPGGHLRRPRSTLSSAAKAVARASANGEPFPGKKRGEGAEENEGELTEGEKKFRNASNKTEQQLLRAFNWVKTFEDKLTQILDPQSVDIRKLGGRPADEAVDEELLKHVKQEDEHKWRCKAPECSKLFKEEHFWRKHVEKRHGDWLDNLRQEFELINSYVMDPSHIAPSRTDANSNGHFPPSNGQSSSGTPRGFNLQNFTMNGMMGGGMPGFPMAPGNFSPMFANMQSGSWNPMDERSSGGPIRRGGMGGGRGQYRSGPYDRRGGNRFDGGRNRNGGSRWGDGAGGAAGGPREAVQGRSLKSYEDLDQVSGGGSGELNY; encoded by the exons ATGACTCGCGTACCCGAGATGAGCGTCCTGACCGCGGGGACTCATTTTACCGTGGGAGATCTCCAGGTTC GCCACGACCGCCGCGATCGCCGCCGGTCTCGCTCTCCAGCCACTGTCGACCGCTACGAACCTAGACCCCGACGAGACGATCGAGATCGTGATGACAGACGACGCATGCAGTCACCACCTGCCAATATTGACCGATACGTACCTGGTCAGGATTCCGGGTCAACTAATCCAACTGTGAACCCCATCCCCGACCCTTCCAAGCTCCATTACCAAGTTGGCTTCTCCTACTTTGGAGAATGGTGGAGAATGaacgagaagatcaaggaggagaaggagcgCATGCGTACTGGTCGACGCCGTGAACCGGAACGTGCTCGCGGCCCAGAAGATCGCgaaaaggagaaggccaGGATCCAAGCTGCCTATGATGCTTATAAAGAAGAACTTCAAGCCAAGATGGCGCGGACATTTGTTTCTGAACATAAGAAAGAGCAATGGTTCAAGGAGCGATATGTTCCGGAAATTCGTGATGATTTCAGAGGAAAGCTGAACGAATACCGACGCGGTGCTTACAGCCAGTGGGAGCAAGATCTTGAATCGGGCACTTTTGATGACTTTTCTCTCGAAGGTCTTCCCAAGAGTGAGAGTAACGGCAGTGGCGGTGTAGTtgaaaaggaagagggagaggctACAGCCACAAATGAGATCCTGGGTGTTGGAGATCTGGTTCCAGTCAATGGTGCTGACATCCGCGACGAGAGCCAGTTCCAGCCAActctcttgatcaagacCATCGCCCCACATGTTAGCCGCCAGAACCTCGAGGCCTTTTGTAAGGAACATCTCGGCGAGGAGGAAGGTGGCTTCAAGTGGCTTTCTTTATCTGATCCCAACCCAAGTAAGCGGTACCACCGAATTGGTTGGGTCATGCTTCACTCTTCATCCGAAACATCACTCCCCGTAGACCGCGTTGAacccaaggatgaggatggtgatgaggcgATAACATCTCCTCAGCCGGTATCTACTGCCGACAAGGCTCTGGAGGCCATCAACGGTAAGACTGTCAAAGATGAGGTCAGAGGAGACTTTGTTTGCCACGTTGGAGTCCATAACCCACCTGTCCATCCCCGAAAGAAGGCTCTGTGGGATCTCTTCTCCGCCCCTGAGCGCATTGACAAGGACCTCTTGCTTGTTCAGCGAATTGTCAACAAATTTGAGGAAGAATTCGGATCCGATTTCCAAGCCACTCTGAAAATTGAAGAAAAGGTCGAAGACCTGAGAAACGGAGGTCAGCTTCAACCAGCTGTGGTTCCAACCCCTGTCAAGaaagtcaagaagatcagagAAGTGGGAATGGACGAAGCTatggacgaggaagaagacggcgTCATTGAaattgaggaagaagaggaagaggaggagggggctgtagaagatgaagaagttgatgacgaggatctCTTGgtaaagaagaaacaacttGATCTTCTGATTGAATATCTGCGCCGCGTCTTCaacttctgcttcttttgtGTTTTCGAAAGTGATTCAGTTCACGAACTTACACGAAAATGCCCTGGTGGCCATTTGCGCAGACCTCGCAGCACACTTTCGTCTGCCGCGAAAGCTGTTGCTAGAGCCAGCGCCAATGGAGAGCCCTTCCCAGGCAAGAAGAGGGGCGaaggagcagaagagaaCGAGGGCGAGCTTACTGAAGGTGAAAAGAAGTTTCGAAACGCCTCAAACAAGACGGAGCAGCAACTGCTTCGAGCGTTCAACTGGGTTAAAACTTTTGAAGATAAGCTTACCCAGATTCTGGACCCTCAGTCTGTCGATATTCGAAAGCTGGGTGGCCGACCTGCTGATGAGGCTGTCGATGAAGAGCTTCTTAAACATGTGAAGCAGGAGGACGAACACAAATGGCGGTGCAAAGCTCCCGAGTGCTCCAAGCTGTTCAAGGAAGAGCATTTTTGGCGCAAGCACGTTGAGAAGCGCCACGGTGATTGGCTTGATAACCTGAGGCAAGAG TTTGAACTCATAAACTCATATGTAATGGACCCCTCTCACATTGCACCCTCAAGAACCGACGCAAACTCAAATGGTCACTTCCCGCCTTCCAATGGCCAATCCAGTAGTGGAACACCACGAGGCTTCAACCTGCAGAACTTTACCATGAACGGTATGATGGGAGGAGGTATGCCTGGCTTTCCCATGGCTCCTGGCAACTTTTCGCCCATGTTTGCAAACATGCAATCCGGAAGTTGGAACCCTATGGACGAACGCTCTAGCGGAGGACCTATCCGCCGTGGAGGAATGGGTGGCGGACGAGGCCAATACCGCTCTGGACCTTATGATCGCCGAGGCGGCAACCGTTTTGACGGTGGTCGTAACCGCAATGGCGGGTCACGCTGGGGTGACGGCGCTGGAGGTGCTGCAGGTGGACCTCGGGAGGCAGTCCAGGGCCGAAGCCTCAAGAGTTATGAGGATTTGGACCAGGTTTCGGGTGGTGGAAGTGGTGAGCTCAATTACTAA